One Novosphingobium sp. 9U genomic window, TCATCGCCTGTGGCAGCTGCTGCTCAAGGGCCACGAAGAGGTCAAGTCCGCGCCCGACCCGCTGATCGCCGCCCAGATGGCGCTGCTCCGCGTCATGCACGCGGCCGACTTGCCCGATCCGGGCATGCTGGCGCGCAAGCTGGAGGAGATCGCCAGTCGTCCGGCTTTGGCCGCGCCGTCCGGAGAGAGCGGCGCCGCGCCCGCATCCCTGCAGCCGGCGATGGCCTGGGAGCCGCTAGTCGAACTCGTCGAACGCGAGATCGGCCTTGGCATGGCGACGACGATGCGCCTGCAGGTCCGCGTGGTCGAGCTTGGCCACGGTATACTCCGCTTCGCGCAGCCCCCCGGCTTCAATGAGGACATCGCCGGGATGCTCAAGAGCGCGCTGGCGAAAGCGACGGGTGCGCCATGGCAGGTCGAGCGCTGCGCCGAGGGCGGCGCCCCGACGCTGGAGGAGCAGAAGGACGCGCACAAGGCCGCTGCCGGAGAGGCGAGGCGCCGCGCGCCGATCGTCGCGGCGGCGCTGGCCGCCTTCCCCGAAGCCGAACTGATCGAACCGGATGACCGCCAGGCCGCAAGCGGCGGCGGCTTCCGCAATTGGAGACGTTGAAATGAAATCTATGGAAGAGATGATCAAGGCCGCGCAAGCCGCCGCCGAGACCATCCAAAAGCAAATGACCGAAACGCAAGGCAAGCTCGACGGCATCGAGGTCGAGGGCTTGTCGGGTGGCGGTCTGGTCAAGATCCGCTGCTCCGCCAAGGGTCGCGTGATCGGCGTGGCCATCGACGACAGCCTGATGCAGGCGAGCGAGAAGCCGATCCTCGAAGACCTGATCGCCGCCGCTTACAACGACGCCCGCGTGAAGGCGGACAGCGTCGCGGGCGAGGAAATGGCGAAGGCGCAGCAGGGCATGGGCTTGCCGCCGGGCTTCAACCTGCCGTTTTGATCACGCCATAGGCGATGCCGGGCGAAGGCTTGGAGCCGGCGGCGACCACGTCGTCGTTCAGGCGAGAGCAGCGCGGCGTCGCTATCGGCATGGGCGCAGCGCTGGGCATTGCGGTGATCGCCCTGGGCCTGGCGGTCTGGGCTGGCAAGGGCACTGCGGTCGATCCCTTCGCCGAACGGCTGCAATGGACGCTGCGCGCCGATGGCTTTGTCGTGATCTGGTTGGTCGCGACCGTTGCCAATGTCGCTCGCCAGCGCTTCTTCTCCGAGCAGGATATCGCCGGCAGCGGTTCGACCGATGCCTCAGACCGGGTGCGCATGGCAAGCGCGATCACGCAGAACAGTCTCGAACAGACCGTGATTGCAATCGGCGCTCATCTGGTGGTGACGGCCACGTTCGATGCGTCCCAGACGATTGTCGCGACCTTGGTGGCCTTGTTCTGCTTGGGCCGGCTCTTGTTCTGGGCCGGGTACAGCCGAGGCGCCCATGGAAGGGCGCTGGGTTTCGCGCTTACCTTCTATCCCAGCGTGCTCGCGCTGGTAGCAAGCCTCGGCGCTTTGACCTTCACCTAGATCAGCCGGATGGACGGCCGTGCCATCCACAACATGACGCACTGCGGCATTGCGTCATGTACCGCACCACACCATATCTTGCACGAACGCCGGATCCTGCCGGCAAGGTCCCGTCAAGGTACCTCCAGATATGGACAAGCCCGTGAACTTACTTCCCCTTCTTCCGCTTCGCGACATCGTGGTGTTCCCCGGCATGGTCGTGCCGCTGTTCGTCGGCCGCGAGAAATCGGTCGCGGCGCTCGAGGCGGCCATGGCCGGCGGCAAGGACATCTTCCTGCTCGCGCAGCTCGATCCTGGCACCGATGATCCGGATCGCGACGACCTCTACGACACCGGCGTGATCGCCAGCGTGCTGCAACTGCTCAAGCTGCCGGACGGCACCGTGCGTGTGCTGGTCGAAGGCCAGGAGCGCGCTCGCATTGAAAGCCTGCGCACCGAAACGACCGCCGAGGGCGAGATGCTGGTCGCGCAAGTCGACAAGGTCGAGCCGGTCGGCGCTTCGGGCACTGAAGTTGCCGCGATGATGCGCCAGGTGGTCGAGCAGTTCGGCGAATATGCCAAGCTCAACAAGAAGCTCTCGACCGACGCAGGCGAGACGCTGGGCGACATCGACGATCCGGCCAAGC contains:
- a CDS encoding YbaB/EbfC family nucleoid-associated protein — protein: MKSMEEMIKAAQAAAETIQKQMTETQGKLDGIEVEGLSGGGLVKIRCSAKGRVIGVAIDDSLMQASEKPILEDLIAAAYNDARVKADSVAGEEMAKAQQGMGLPPGFNLPF
- a CDS encoding MAPEG family protein, with the protein product MPGEGLEPAATTSSFRREQRGVAIGMGAALGIAVIALGLAVWAGKGTAVDPFAERLQWTLRADGFVVIWLVATVANVARQRFFSEQDIAGSGSTDASDRVRMASAITQNSLEQTVIAIGAHLVVTATFDASQTIVATLVALFCLGRLLFWAGYSRGAHGRALGFALTFYPSVLALVASLGALTFT